A section of the Nitrospirota bacterium genome encodes:
- the rpsG gene encoding 30S ribosomal protein S7 yields the protein MPRRKVADKREILPDPIHNSKVVSKFINSLMKEGKKSVAEKICYGALDIIKEKTGNDPLKVFKSALDNVKPAVEVKSRRVGGATYQVPTDIMPDRRQALAYRWIISFAAKRPGKTMREKLAAELMDAANNTGSSIKKREDTHKMAEANKAFAHYRW from the coding sequence ATGCCAAGAAGAAAAGTAGCAGATAAAAGAGAGATCCTCCCGGATCCGATACATAACAGCAAGGTCGTGAGCAAGTTCATTAACTCGCTCATGAAAGAAGGGAAAAAGTCTGTGGCAGAAAAGATCTGTTACGGCGCGCTGGATATTATCAAGGAAAAGACCGGGAATGACCCGTTAAAGGTTTTCAAGTCTGCGCTTGATAATGTCAAGCCGGCAGTAGAAGTTAAGTCCAGGCGTGTCGGGGGAGCTACCTACCAGGTGCCTACTGATATAATGCCGGACAGGCGCCAGGCTTTGGCTTACAGGTGGATAATTAGTTTTGCTGCAAAACGCCCCGGAAAGACTATGAGAGAAAAACTGGCTGCAGAATTAATGGATGCGGCAAATAATACAGGATCCTCTATTAAGAAGAGGGAAGACACTCACAAGATGGCAGAGGCCAACAAGGCTTTTGCCCACTACAGATGGTAG
- a CDS encoding 30S ribosomal protein S12, translating to MPTIQQLVKNGRKKVVSKAKGPALMECPQRRGVCTRVYTTTPKKPNSALRKVARLRLTNKMEVTAYIPGVGHNLQEHSIVLIRGGRVKDLPGVRYHIVRGTLDTLGVTERRQGRSKYGAKRPK from the coding sequence GTGCCGACAATACAACAACTGGTAAAAAATGGCAGGAAGAAAGTGGTGAGTAAGGCCAAGGGCCCGGCTCTGATGGAATGTCCTCAGAGAAGAGGGGTCTGCACCAGGGTCTATACAACCACTCCGAAGAAACCGAACTCAGCTCTTAGAAAAGTTGCAAGGTTAAGACTTACCAATAAGATGGAAGTGACCGCATATATCCCGGGAGTCGGCCACAATCTTCAGGAGCATTCCATAGTCCTGATAAGAGGCGGCAGGGTTAAAGACCTTCCCGGTGTCAGATATCATATTGTAAGAGGCACGCTGGATACATTAGGTGTTACTGAACGCAGACAGGGACGCTCGAAGTATGGAGCAAAGAGACCAAAATAA
- a CDS encoding YwiC-like family protein has product MRIPLVKEHGAWFVFVLSCAAGILAAKTISEYGTLFKILLTSAGIALLINSKALLSPLVKGRRMDKAALAWTALFLTSGLLLLSPFLERGLTHFIVFSPLVVFYLFFIAVNREHLLIAELAGFSLLTMAAPIIFFMATGVLSLKLYVAVFLFFGAGVFKVRMRMKKTAFFRAVMATYCFSVLIIYYYRNIPCIMLLPLLENIANAIWFRDEKLKVTGNVELVKGIMFLTLLYLFYI; this is encoded by the coding sequence ATGAGAATCCCTTTAGTTAAAGAGCATGGCGCATGGTTTGTTTTTGTGTTGTCCTGTGCTGCCGGGATTTTGGCCGCAAAGACTATCAGCGAGTATGGAACATTATTTAAGATACTTCTGACCTCGGCAGGCATTGCGCTTCTTATTAATTCTAAGGCGTTACTTTCCCCTCTTGTCAAAGGCAGGCGTATGGATAAAGCTGCTCTGGCATGGACAGCCTTATTTCTAACTTCAGGTCTGCTTCTTCTGTCGCCGTTCTTGGAAAGAGGCCTGACGCATTTCATTGTATTTTCCCCTCTTGTTGTTTTTTACCTGTTCTTCATTGCTGTCAACAGGGAGCATCTTCTTATAGCTGAACTTGCAGGTTTTTCATTGCTGACCATGGCTGCGCCGATTATTTTTTTTATGGCAACCGGAGTCTTATCATTAAAACTTTATGTTGCTGTGTTCCTCTTCTTTGGCGCTGGAGTATTCAAGGTAAGAATGAGGATGAAAAAGACGGCCTTCTTCAGAGCGGTAATGGCCACTTACTGTTTCTCTGTTTTGATCATTTATTATTACAGAAATATACCCTGCATAATGCTGCTTCCTTTGCTGGAGAACATTGCAAATGCCATATGGTTCAGAGATGAGAAATTGAAGGTTACAGGTAATGTCGAGCTTGTAAAAGGCATTATGTTTTTAACACTTTTATATCTTTTTTATATATAA
- a CDS encoding tetratricopeptide repeat protein, whose translation MKVYSGKMKISFFSGRLFLAHIVILNFILLMFAGVSDAVLNTAIENDTIAATESRDAGIQFDIGLSYARIGKYSEAADAYKEAVRLKPDFAEAYFNLGINYSNMELYREAVAAYKEAIRLKPDFSEAYINLGWNYGTLGMHKNAAAAYEKALEISPGDVDIYYDLGFNYALLMRFEEAVEAYEKFINFRPDNAEAYYNLGIAYIALHDSDSAHEIYEKLKLLDNRAAQELMDLIEK comes from the coding sequence GTGAAAGTTTATTCTGGAAAGATGAAGATATCCTTTTTTAGCGGCAGGCTTTTCTTAGCGCATATTGTAATCCTTAATTTCATATTGCTTATGTTTGCAGGGGTCTCTGATGCCGTGTTAAATACTGCAATTGAAAACGATACTATTGCTGCTACAGAAAGCCGGGATGCAGGGATACAATTCGATATAGGGCTCAGCTATGCCAGGATAGGCAAGTATAGTGAAGCTGCAGACGCTTATAAGGAGGCGGTCAGGCTCAAGCCTGACTTTGCTGAGGCATATTTCAACCTCGGCATTAACTACAGCAACATGGAGTTGTACAGAGAAGCGGTCGCTGCCTATAAAGAGGCGATCCGGCTTAAGCCTGATTTTAGTGAAGCTTATATCAATCTCGGCTGGAACTACGGCACCCTCGGTATGCACAAGAATGCTGCAGCAGCTTATGAAAAGGCCCTGGAAATAAGCCCTGGGGATGTTGATATTTATTATGACCTCGGTTTTAACTATGCACTGCTGATGAGATTTGAAGAAGCTGTGGAGGCTTATGAGAAATTTATAAATTTCAGGCCTGATAATGCCGAGGCATATTATAATCTTGGGATCGCCTATATTGCACTGCATGACAGTGATTCTGCCCATGAGATATATGAAAAGCTTAAATTGTTAGATAACCGTGCGGCGCAGGAGCTGATGGATCTGATAGAGAAATAA
- a CDS encoding nucleotidyl transferase AbiEii/AbiGii toxin family protein, with protein MTIHIHKECLSDAGWKVLRSLKDIIKKYHGTMAGGTALALQIGHRISGNLDFYTDICFSMESLIADIRRTGRPFNIISEEDGYLFAEVDGVRFSLLEYDYPFIQETLSVEGIRVAGVLDIVTMKLMAVSQNGTKGDFADIYFVLKDTPFTDVAWHMVKRFGKERVNAIDIGRSLVDFSGADFNPEPVYMKGHKVSWDEVKVLFKRESKQFSSDLERVLVSGK; from the coding sequence ATGACGATACATATCCATAAAGAGTGCCTCTCTGATGCAGGCTGGAAGGTTCTGCGCAGCCTCAAGGATATAATCAAAAAATATCATGGGACAATGGCAGGAGGAACTGCACTGGCATTGCAGATAGGTCACAGGATATCCGGCAACCTGGACTTTTACACAGACATCTGCTTCAGTATGGAATCCCTGATTGCAGATATAAGAAGGACCGGCCGGCCTTTTAATATTATTTCCGAGGAAGACGGATATCTTTTTGCTGAAGTGGATGGTGTGAGATTCTCTCTGCTTGAATATGATTACCCGTTCATTCAGGAGACGTTATCTGTTGAGGGTATCCGGGTCGCCGGTGTTCTGGATATAGTCACCATGAAACTTATGGCTGTAAGCCAGAACGGCACCAAAGGTGATTTTGCGGACATTTATTTTGTCCTGAAAGATACCCCTTTCACTGATGTCGCCTGGCACATGGTGAAGCGCTTTGGCAAAGAACGGGTGAATGCCATTGATATAGGCCGGTCGCTTGTTGATTTTTCCGGCGCTGATTTTAATCCTGAGCCTGTGTACATGAAGGGCCATAAAGTCAGCTGGGACGAGGTTAAGGTTCTTTTTAAGCGGGAATCGAAACAGTTTTCTTCTGACCTGGAAAGAGTGCTTGTATCCGGCAAATAA
- the htpG gene encoding molecular chaperone HtpG, translated as MTKQTMEFRTETKQILDLMIHSLYSHKEVFLRELISNASDAIDKASYESLTNKNMLEDDKEWKIKISADKSAGTLTISDNGIGMTKEEAIAEIGTIAHSGTKEFLAAIQSREVKDNPELIGQFGVGFYASFMVADRVTVLSRKAGHDKATGVRWESAADGTFTVEDAAKDMKGTDVILHLKEEDKMYLDEWTIRETVKKYSDFIEHPVVMDIEREEESTVVKGEKIKIKEEEKLNSQKAIWLKQRSDVSADEYNEFYKHIAHDFSDPAKVIHFRAEGNYEFAALLYIPAKRPLDILYKEYKMGLALYVKRVKIMDHCEELIPPYLRFVKGVVDSSDLPLNVSREMLQNNRQIDIIKNNLTKKILDTLAEMKNNDYDEYLKFHYDFGRVLKEGIHFDFQRREAIAELLLFQSTRAEGDKLRTIHDYVKDMKEGQGEIFYITAASLDEALNSPYLEAFKEKDYEVLIMLDDIDDIVMSSLEYKGKKLKSVIKGDVTLDSNNKEEKEKAGKKYKALLDLIKDRLKDDAKDVRLSGRLRDSACCLVADEGEMDAQVEKLLRQMGQDVPRNLRILEINPAHPILHSMNGMFEKDKNSPILQEYVDLLYNQALLLEGSKPKDSAAFAKAVAKLMVDNAGHNDN; from the coding sequence ATGACTAAACAGACAATGGAATTCAGGACAGAGACAAAGCAGATACTTGATCTGATGATTCACTCTCTATACTCGCATAAGGAGGTCTTTCTCAGAGAGCTTATCTCTAACGCGTCTGACGCTATCGACAAGGCGAGTTATGAATCCCTGACGAACAAGAACATGCTTGAAGATGATAAGGAGTGGAAGATAAAGATATCCGCAGACAAGTCCGCCGGGACGCTGACCATAAGCGACAACGGGATCGGCATGACAAAGGAAGAGGCTATTGCGGAGATAGGCACCATCGCCCACTCCGGCACAAAAGAGTTTCTTGCTGCGATACAGAGCAGGGAGGTTAAGGACAATCCTGAACTCATCGGTCAGTTCGGCGTGGGGTTTTACGCGTCATTTATGGTTGCGGACAGGGTTACAGTGCTTTCGAGAAAGGCAGGCCATGATAAGGCTACAGGTGTAAGATGGGAATCAGCGGCTGACGGTACTTTTACGGTTGAGGATGCTGCAAAAGATATGAAAGGAACGGATGTTATCCTGCATCTCAAGGAAGAGGATAAGATGTATCTTGATGAGTGGACGATACGGGAGACTGTCAAGAAATACTCCGACTTCATCGAACACCCTGTAGTTATGGATATTGAGCGTGAGGAAGAGAGCACCGTCGTGAAAGGTGAGAAGATTAAAATTAAAGAGGAAGAGAAGCTCAATTCCCAGAAGGCGATATGGCTTAAACAGAGATCAGATGTCTCTGCCGACGAATACAATGAATTCTATAAGCACATTGCGCATGATTTTTCCGACCCGGCAAAGGTCATACACTTCAGGGCTGAAGGGAATTACGAGTTTGCGGCGCTTCTCTATATTCCGGCAAAGAGGCCCTTGGATATTTTATACAAGGAGTACAAGATGGGCCTCGCCCTCTATGTGAAGAGGGTGAAGATCATGGATCATTGCGAGGAACTTATCCCTCCTTACCTCAGGTTTGTGAAAGGAGTCGTTGACTCGTCAGACCTGCCGCTGAATGTTTCAAGGGAGATGCTTCAGAACAACCGGCAGATCGATATCATAAAGAACAACCTTACCAAGAAGATACTTGATACCCTCGCTGAGATGAAGAACAATGATTATGACGAATACCTGAAGTTCCATTATGACTTTGGAAGGGTGCTTAAGGAGGGGATTCACTTTGACTTTCAACGAAGAGAGGCTATAGCAGAGCTGCTTCTGTTCCAGTCCACCAGGGCCGAAGGCGATAAGCTCAGGACTATCCATGACTATGTTAAGGATATGAAAGAGGGGCAGGGCGAGATATTTTACATAACAGCTGCCTCACTTGATGAGGCCCTTAATTCTCCTTATCTGGAGGCTTTTAAGGAGAAAGACTATGAGGTTCTCATAATGCTGGATGATATTGATGATATCGTAATGAGCTCTCTTGAGTATAAAGGGAAGAAGCTGAAATCGGTGATCAAGGGCGATGTTACGCTGGACAGTAACAATAAAGAGGAGAAAGAGAAGGCAGGGAAGAAGTATAAGGCGCTCCTTGACCTTATAAAAGACCGGCTGAAGGATGATGCGAAGGATGTGCGGCTTTCAGGAAGGCTCAGGGATTCCGCGTGCTGCCTCGTGGCGGATGAAGGGGAGATGGACGCACAGGTTGAGAAGCTTTTGAGGCAGATGGGCCAGGATGTGCCCAGAAATCTTAGGATACTTGAGATAAACCCTGCACATCCGATATTGCATTCCATGAACGGTATGTTTGAAAAAGACAAGAACAGCCCGATACTTCAGGAGTACGTAGACCTTCTTTACAATCAGGCGCTTCTGCTTGAGGGTTCCAAGCCGAAGGATTCGGCCGCATTTGCAAAGGCTGTTGCAAAACTTATGGTTGATAATGCCGGGCATAACGACAATTAG
- a CDS encoding type II toxin-antitoxin system VapC family toxin produces MDYVTDTHSLVWYFTDDSRLSSDALKAFQASEEEGTVFVPAVVLAEIMFIARKGRITISFEDTLKRIEENGSFEIVPLNVEILRAADKIEADLEMHDRLIAATALYNNSSLITKDETLRASGVVSTIW; encoded by the coding sequence ATGGACTATGTAACCGATACTCATTCGCTTGTCTGGTACTTTACAGATGACAGCCGGTTGAGCAGTGACGCACTTAAGGCTTTTCAGGCGTCAGAAGAAGAAGGAACCGTATTTGTGCCCGCTGTTGTTCTGGCCGAGATAATGTTTATCGCAAGAAAAGGCAGGATTACGATTTCGTTTGAAGATACACTTAAGCGAATTGAAGAAAATGGAAGCTTTGAAATTGTTCCCTTAAATGTGGAAATATTGAGGGCCGCAGACAAAATTGAAGCCGATCTGGAGATGCATGACAGACTGATAGCTGCGACTGCTTTGTATAACAATTCATCTTTGATCACGAAGGATGAAACCCTGCGAGCGTCTGGGGTTGTTTCAACGATTTGGTAA
- a CDS encoding KTSC domain-containing protein yields the protein MNRTAVSSSNLASVGYDPESMVLEIEFHSGGIYQYSNVPESKYEGLMKAGSHGTYFDTYIKKGGYRFKKIR from the coding sequence ATGAATAGAACTGCGGTATCATCGTCAAATCTTGCGTCAGTTGGTTATGACCCTGAGAGTATGGTTTTAGAGATTGAGTTTCACAGTGGAGGCATTTATCAATATTCCAATGTGCCGGAATCAAAATATGAAGGGCTGATGAAAGCCGGTTCTCATGGAACATACTTTGATACTTATATAAAAAAGGGAGGATACAGGTTCAAGAAAATTAGGTGA
- a CDS encoding alpha/beta fold hydrolase, translating into MKKIIIVSGWASPKESLQKLSDACSVFSDVLMVSIHDLSSGYATGLVDIINDAGGNCLLVGWSTGGMAVLEAAVHCQNKIDGMILISAASRFTSCKDYDLGTSPSVLRAMISGIKKDARTTLINFLINTHKPFVEDMDSLEREADASCLIGNEELIKGLRYLQDTDLRDLLGNIKIPAVVIHGKEDSIIPWQAGRFLSERLPKASFKLIERVGHDLPIRFFGSIVKEVRRFMKTI; encoded by the coding sequence GTGAAAAAAATAATTATTGTTTCAGGCTGGGCGTCTCCAAAAGAGTCATTGCAAAAACTTTCTGATGCATGTTCAGTCTTCTCTGATGTCCTGATGGTATCAATACATGATCTCTCTTCAGGTTATGCCACGGGACTTGTGGATATCATCAATGACGCAGGCGGAAACTGTCTTCTGGTCGGCTGGTCAACAGGCGGGATGGCAGTTCTGGAGGCTGCTGTTCATTGCCAAAATAAGATAGACGGCATGATTTTAATAAGCGCTGCATCCAGGTTCACTTCATGTAAGGATTATGATCTCGGAACTTCTCCTTCTGTATTGCGTGCCATGATAAGCGGGATTAAAAAGGATGCAAGAACAACGCTCATTAATTTTCTGATAAATACTCACAAACCGTTTGTAGAAGATATGGATTCACTTGAAAGAGAAGCAGATGCGTCTTGTCTGATAGGAAATGAAGAATTGATTAAAGGGCTTCGATATCTTCAGGATACAGACCTGCGAGATTTGCTGGGAAACATTAAGATACCTGCAGTTGTAATTCACGGCAAAGAAGATTCCATAATCCCTTGGCAGGCAGGCAGGTTTCTGTCAGAAAGACTTCCTAAAGCTTCATTTAAATTGATCGAGCGCGTGGGACATGACCTGCCGATACGGTTTTTCGGATCAATTGTGAAAGAGGTCCGGCGATTTATGAAAACAATATAG
- the bioC gene encoding malonyl-ACP O-methyltransferase BioC, which yields MILQKDKIESAFSQAAKTYDTYADVQKESASRLMLLLEHIDPASILEVGGATGNYTIRLAERFPEASITSVDFSRAMIDVAMTKIYEKPNVRFICKDAEKLLSETGEMYDLITSNAALQWFNDINNSVRNIKKLLAPQGTLIFSVFGPQTFNELSGALDHLYGRQVTIPAHSFSQKDDLLSMLNDIFDSVVLEEVNLTRKYASTFDLLRHIKKTGATGGRPSLSLNKSMLRTMDEWFKQNHGECTATYQLFFVTARNK from the coding sequence ATGATACTGCAAAAAGACAAAATAGAGTCGGCTTTTTCTCAGGCGGCAAAAACATATGACACATATGCTGATGTTCAGAAAGAGTCAGCCTCAAGGCTTATGCTCCTGCTTGAACATATTGATCCGGCATCAATTCTCGAAGTGGGCGGCGCGACTGGGAATTATACTATCCGGCTTGCCGAAAGATTCCCCGAAGCCTCAATTACCTCGGTTGATTTCTCCCGTGCCATGATAGATGTTGCCATGACAAAGATCTATGAAAAACCTAATGTGCGCTTCATCTGTAAAGACGCGGAGAAATTGCTCAGTGAAACTGGTGAGATGTATGACCTGATAACTTCTAACGCAGCGCTCCAGTGGTTCAATGATATAAACAACTCTGTTAGGAACATCAAAAAGCTTCTCGCTCCTCAGGGAACCCTTATCTTCTCTGTCTTCGGCCCTCAAACCTTTAATGAACTTTCAGGCGCTCTTGACCATCTTTACGGCAGGCAGGTAACGATTCCGGCGCACAGCTTCTCTCAGAAAGATGATCTATTATCAATGCTGAATGACATCTTTGACAGCGTGGTTTTAGAGGAAGTAAATTTAACGCGTAAATATGCCTCAACCTTTGACCTTCTCAGGCATATAAAAAAGACCGGCGCCACAGGCGGCCGGCCTTCTTTAAGTCTTAACAAATCTATGCTCAGAACAATGGATGAGTGGTTCAAACAAAATCACGGGGAGTGCACAGCAACATATCAACTGTTCTTTGTCACAGCCCGCAATAAATAA
- a CDS encoding peptidylprolyl isomerase: MSTTKAVLDTKFGKIEIKFFPDVAPNHVKNFIDLAKKGFYNGTTFHRIIPGFMIQGGDPSGNGTGGPGYSVKAEFNDKSHKRGIVSMARSSNPDSAGSQFFICVADSKFLDKQYTVFGEVVSGMDAVDKIVSQPRNASDKPNEKIEMKVSVVE; this comes from the coding sequence ATGTCAACAACAAAAGCTGTTTTAGATACCAAATTCGGGAAGATAGAGATCAAGTTCTTTCCTGATGTCGCGCCGAATCATGTGAAGAACTTCATTGATCTCGCAAAGAAGGGCTTTTATAACGGCACGACGTTCCACCGCATAATTCCCGGTTTCATGATACAGGGCGGAGACCCGAGCGGAAACGGCACCGGAGGCCCCGGGTATTCAGTCAAGGCTGAGTTCAATGATAAGTCACATAAGCGCGGGATAGTTTCAATGGCAAGATCTTCAAATCCTGACAGCGCGGGTTCCCAGTTCTTCATATGTGTCGCTGATTCCAAATTCCTTGATAAGCAGTACACGGTATTCGGCGAGGTTGTATCAGGCATGGATGCTGTTGATAAGATAGTGAGCCAGCCTCGTAACGCCAGTGATAAACCGAACGAAAAGATCGAGATGAAGGTCAGTGTGGTTGAATAG
- a CDS encoding HigA family addiction module antidote protein, which translates to MVRIPRNGPPTHPGEMLLEEFLKPLKMTQSELAEKLGVSYPRVNELIHGKRGVTPDTALRLEKLFGMDAQFWLNLQLAWDLYHLTHSSTAKEIQKIKRLPAFAHF; encoded by the coding sequence ATGGTTCGCATACCCAGAAATGGTCCGCCGACGCATCCCGGTGAAATGCTGCTGGAGGAGTTTCTCAAGCCGCTGAAAATGACGCAGAGTGAGTTGGCAGAAAAGCTTGGGGTTTCATATCCCCGAGTTAATGAACTGATACATGGGAAGCGGGGGGTAACTCCTGATACAGCTCTTCGTCTGGAGAAACTTTTCGGCATGGATGCTCAGTTTTGGCTTAATTTGCAATTGGCATGGGATCTATATCATCTAACGCACTCCTCAACTGCGAAGGAGATACAAAAGATAAAAAGATTACCTGCCTTTGCACACTTCTGA
- a CDS encoding type II toxin-antitoxin system RelE/ParE family toxin: protein MIKSFRIKGTEDIFDRKNTSNARHACPQQIWRVAQRKLDQLNGVVSLESLKIPPGNLLESLRDNRKGQHSIRINDQFRVCFVWTDDGAENVEITDYH, encoded by the coding sequence GTGATCAAATCGTTCCGTATCAAGGGCACTGAGGACATTTTTGACAGGAAAAATACCAGCAATGCACGCCATGCCTGTCCGCAGCAAATTTGGCGGGTGGCGCAACGAAAACTTGATCAACTTAATGGCGTCGTTTCCCTGGAATCGTTAAAAATTCCACCGGGTAACCTGCTGGAATCCCTTAGAGATAACCGGAAGGGCCAGCACAGCATACGAATTAACGATCAGTTTCGGGTTTGCTTTGTGTGGACAGACGATGGCGCAGAAAATGTCGAAATTACAGATTATCACTGA
- a CDS encoding TIGR03960 family B12-binding radical SAM protein, which yields MNLASFQRPSQYIGNEINIIRKEAGLKVALCFPDTYEIGMSHLGLKILYSIINSIPDASAERVFAPWTDLEAHMRKESIPLTSLEFGRPLKDFSIIGFTLQYELSYTNILNMLDLGGIPIRSEDRNDSYPLVIAGGPCAMNPLPLVPFIDAFVIGDGEEAILEIIEACSNIKNKTGQLAALSKIEGIYVPSLHDTQKDRIRKRIVENLDDAPFPDAPLVPYAAPVHDRIAIEISRGCTKGCRFCQAGMIYRPLRERSKENLLSIALNSLTKTGHEELSFSSLSTGDYSSLLPLIKSINSACSGSHVAVALPSLRVGAITRELLKEVNNVRKTGFTMAPEAGTKRLRDIINKDFTEEEYNETLEILFSEGWQSIKLYFMIGLPTETRADLDGIIDMAKTALTKGRKITGKRVNINVGISAFVPKPHTPFQWHGQSPSVELRAKQDMLRNVLRKRGMNYKGQHVEVTLLESVFARGDAQSAILLEDAWRSGCRFDGWSEMFDYNKWTKAAEKSGMNLESYACRTFDLDKRLPWEFIDTGVTTDFLRSEYNKALQGIVTPDCTDVCTGCGLKCASRKNITECSPAQTDMLPMTQSINKNLPPSKIRARYSKTGVMRYLSHSEVMTAILRAARRARLPVGYSSGFHPHPKLSFGPALSAGVEGLSEYFDIELSNIMNHTDFLNRINLELPEGLKVLTAEMIPLKARALDDFICRYRYEILIDNDAEKHINSFMQSASVSVSREKGDVDIRPLVEKAEVNNGKLYLTLRDDGRIKVRLWEILKGLLCKPAEELYALTISRTNVYGLESGEWTEPLKDQ from the coding sequence ATGAATCTTGCTTCTTTTCAGAGACCCAGCCAATATATAGGCAATGAGATTAATATCATCCGCAAAGAGGCCGGCCTTAAGGTTGCCCTGTGCTTTCCTGACACATATGAAATAGGGATGTCCCATCTGGGGCTGAAGATACTCTACTCAATAATAAACAGCATCCCTGATGCTTCTGCCGAAAGAGTCTTTGCCCCGTGGACAGACCTTGAGGCGCACATGAGGAAAGAGTCCATTCCGCTCACCTCTCTGGAATTCGGGCGGCCGCTTAAAGATTTCAGCATTATCGGCTTTACGCTTCAGTATGAACTCTCTTATACGAATATCCTGAACATGCTTGACCTTGGAGGGATTCCTATCCGTTCTGAAGACAGAAACGACAGCTACCCTCTTGTGATTGCAGGCGGGCCATGTGCTATGAACCCGCTGCCGTTGGTGCCGTTCATTGACGCCTTTGTAATAGGTGACGGAGAAGAGGCTATCCTTGAGATCATCGAGGCATGCTCAAATATAAAAAACAAAACCGGACAGCTTGCCGCACTCTCAAAGATCGAGGGGATATATGTGCCTTCTCTTCATGATACCCAAAAGGACAGGATCAGGAAACGGATTGTTGAGAATCTTGATGATGCGCCGTTCCCTGACGCCCCGCTTGTGCCTTATGCCGCACCTGTGCATGACAGGATAGCTATCGAGATCTCGAGGGGATGCACAAAGGGATGCAGGTTCTGCCAGGCAGGCATGATCTACAGGCCTCTTCGCGAAAGGTCAAAGGAGAATCTCCTCTCCATTGCGCTGAACTCACTCACAAAGACCGGGCATGAGGAGTTATCTTTCTCATCATTGAGCACAGGCGATTACAGCAGTCTTCTGCCGCTGATAAAGTCTATCAACAGCGCCTGTTCAGGTTCACATGTCGCTGTCGCCCTTCCGTCTCTCAGAGTAGGCGCTATAACACGTGAGCTTCTAAAAGAAGTAAATAATGTCAGGAAGACCGGATTCACCATGGCGCCTGAGGCAGGGACCAAAAGGCTGCGCGACATCATCAACAAGGACTTCACGGAAGAAGAGTATAACGAGACGCTCGAGATACTCTTTTCCGAAGGATGGCAAAGTATCAAGCTCTATTTCATGATCGGCCTTCCTACAGAGACGCGCGCTGATTTGGACGGAATAATAGATATGGCAAAGACAGCCCTGACAAAGGGCAGAAAGATCACAGGAAAACGGGTGAATATCAATGTCGGCATATCCGCATTCGTGCCGAAACCGCACACGCCATTTCAGTGGCATGGACAAAGCCCTTCTGTTGAACTTCGCGCTAAACAGGATATGCTGAGAAATGTGCTGAGGAAGAGGGGCATGAACTACAAAGGCCAGCATGTTGAAGTAACGCTTTTAGAGTCTGTCTTTGCAAGGGGTGATGCTCAGAGCGCGATCCTTCTGGAGGATGCGTGGAGGTCAGGATGCCGCTTTGACGGCTGGTCAGAGATGTTCGACTATAACAAATGGACAAAGGCAGCGGAAAAGTCAGGCATGAACCTTGAGAGCTATGCCTGCAGGACATTCGATCTTGATAAGAGACTGCCATGGGAATTCATAGATACAGGAGTGACCACGGACTTCCTGAGGTCTGAATATAACAAAGCGCTTCAGGGCATCGTGACCCCTGACTGCACCGATGTATGCACAGGATGCGGGCTCAAGTGCGCAAGCAGAAAGAATATAACGGAATGCAGTCCCGCTCAAACAGATATGCTTCCTATGACTCAAAGCATCAACAAGAACCTGCCGCCGTCAAAGATACGGGCCAGATATTCAAAGACCGGGGTGATGCGTTACCTTTCTCACAGTGAGGTCATGACCGCTATCCTCAGGGCTGCAAGAAGGGCAAGGCTGCCTGTCGGTTATTCATCAGGTTTTCACCCGCACCCGAAGCTATCATTCGGGCCCGCGCTATCGGCAGGGGTTGAGGGGCTAAGCGAGTATTTTGATATAGAACTGTCAAATATAATGAATCATACAGATTTCCTGAACCGGATTAACCTTGAACTGCCTGAGGGGTTAAAAGTGTTAACTGCTGAGATGATACCTTTAAAGGCCAGAGCGCTGGATGATTTCATATGCCGTTACAGATATGAGATACTTATTGACAATGATGCTGAAAAACATATAAATTCCTTTATGCAGTCTGCTTCAGTTTCCGTGTCAAGAGAGAAAGGCGATGTGGATATAAGGCCTTTGGTTGAGAAAGCAGAAGTAAATAACGGGAAGCTCTACCTAACTCTTAGAGATGATGGTAGAATAAAAGTCAGGCTATGGGAGATATTAAAAGGCTTGCTCTGTAAGCCGGCTGAGGAATTATACGCGCTGACGATAAGCCGAACCAATGTTTACGGCCTTGAAAGCGGTGAATGGACAGAACCTTTAAAGGATCAATAA